One Novipirellula galeiformis DNA segment encodes these proteins:
- a CDS encoding type II secretion system F family protein, which produces MPVYQFEAMDATGREIRDEIDAANEEEAQTTIRQMGYFVTKISVKKQAAGTVQGGKKKRGRSIGGVKSKYICAFTRQLSILQDAGLPILRSLKILENNEKPGKLKFALQDVCEEIEGGSTLSEAMAKSPKVFNRLYVNMIKAGEAGGALETILQRLAEFMERAESLKKKVKGALIYPCVVVTVAALILTFIMLFIVPTFEKMFEEFGLTLPLPTLLLIAMSNYIANYWFLLIAMPVCFLIFVKLVRKFRHGRVGFDNFILKVPVFGGLIEKNILARTTRTLGTLISSGVPILEAINITRETAGNAVFERIFTKTNEQIREGEVISKPLAEHSEPGFHPMALFFWALFGMFPGIMILSVAVTARGSKIDEAGMVGNLMIMSTYMIIGGGVLSGLWYATKIKSKVISDLVVNMVDVGEETGELDTMLYKVADTYDEEVRTLTDSLTALMEPIMIVFLGCAVAFIVISLFMPLVELITGLS; this is translated from the coding sequence ATGCCTGTTTATCAATTCGAAGCGATGGACGCGACCGGACGAGAGATCCGGGATGAAATCGATGCTGCCAATGAAGAAGAGGCGCAAACCACCATTCGCCAGATGGGGTACTTCGTCACGAAGATCTCCGTCAAGAAACAGGCGGCGGGGACGGTCCAGGGGGGCAAGAAGAAGCGGGGCCGCTCGATCGGCGGGGTGAAGAGCAAGTACATCTGTGCGTTCACACGCCAATTGTCGATTCTGCAGGATGCGGGATTGCCGATTTTGCGGTCGCTGAAGATCTTGGAGAACAATGAAAAACCAGGCAAGTTGAAGTTTGCCTTGCAAGATGTATGCGAAGAGATCGAAGGCGGATCGACGCTCAGCGAAGCGATGGCGAAATCGCCCAAGGTGTTCAACCGTTTGTATGTCAACATGATCAAGGCGGGCGAGGCCGGCGGTGCGTTGGAAACGATTCTGCAACGCTTGGCGGAGTTCATGGAACGCGCCGAATCGCTCAAGAAAAAGGTCAAAGGGGCACTGATCTATCCTTGTGTGGTCGTCACCGTGGCCGCCTTGATCTTGACGTTCATTATGTTGTTCATCGTGCCGACGTTTGAAAAGATGTTCGAAGAGTTCGGTTTGACGTTGCCGTTGCCGACGTTGTTGTTGATCGCGATGAGCAATTACATCGCAAACTACTGGTTCCTATTGATTGCGATGCCGGTCTGTTTCTTGATCTTCGTCAAACTGGTTCGCAAATTCCGCCATGGGCGGGTTGGGTTCGACAATTTCATTTTGAAGGTCCCGGTCTTTGGCGGCTTGATCGAAAAGAACATTCTGGCTCGCACGACGCGGACGCTGGGCACGTTGATCAGCAGCGGGGTGCCGATTCTAGAGGCGATCAATATCACCCGTGAGACGGCGGGCAACGCGGTCTTTGAGCGGATTTTCACCAAGACCAATGAACAGATCCGTGAAGGTGAAGTGATCAGCAAACCGCTCGCCGAGCACAGCGAGCCGGGTTTCCATCCGATGGCGTTATTCTTTTGGGCGTTGTTTGGGATGTTCCCCGGGATCATGATTTTATCGGTGGCGGTCACCGCGCGGGGCAGCAAGATTGACGAGGCCGGGATGGTCGGCAATTTGATGATCATGTCGACCTACATGATCATCGGCGGTGGCGTGTTATCGGGGCTGTGGTATGCCACCAAGATCAAATCCAAGGTGATCAGCGACTTGGTCGTCAACATGGTCGACGTCGGCGAAGAGACCGGTGAGCTCGACACGATGCTGTACAAGGTCGCCGACACCTATGACGAAGAGGTGCGGACATTGACGGACAGTTTAACCGCGTTGATGGAGCCGATCATGATCGTGTTCCTGGGCTGTGCGGTCGCGTTCATCGTGATCAGTTTGTTCATGCCGTTGGTTGAGTTGATCACCGGACTGAGCTAG
- a CDS encoding GspE/PulE family protein, whose translation MAARRIGQILVDLGFMTDEQLEIVLEEQEQQPGALFGKIAQDMQLITDEQLIQALAEQMSMQTVSLEDAEIPADVRGKITETMAQLYRIVPLKFDEELNRLTVATCDPQNLTIQDELRTFLGYDIAMVITTEREILQYITKHFDSDSESVEKLVAELADDEELKKMVSALETEKFNITDAAALADSAPVRKLLNMVLLLAIKDHASDIHFEPFEDEFRIRIKSEGVLYEMVPPPRHLAFAITTRIKVMASLDIAERRMPQDGRIELMVGGHPVDLRVSVLPTIFGESVVMRVLDRSVVNLSLENVGMDAVTMAAFRKAIDRPNGIILVTGPTGSGKTTTLYSALSEMNDVKDKLMTTEDPIEYDIEGIIQIPIDNDVGVTFAGCLRAILRQDPDTILVGEVRDLETAEIAIQAALTGHLVFSTLHTNSAAATVTRLKDMGIQAFMICATVEAILAQRLVRRICTKCREETKVSSSLLFDLGLDRNDIKGKKFFKGAGCDNCNNTGYKGRIAMFELMMMNDTIRELVMNNASTDEIRDVAQKDGMITLREFGMALVTDGITTLDEVVRETVEE comes from the coding sequence ATGGCTGCACGTCGAATCGGACAGATCCTTGTCGACCTCGGTTTTATGACCGACGAACAGCTCGAGATTGTGCTCGAAGAACAAGAGCAGCAACCGGGCGCCTTGTTCGGCAAGATCGCCCAAGACATGCAATTGATCACGGACGAGCAGTTGATCCAAGCGCTCGCCGAGCAAATGTCAATGCAGACGGTGTCGTTGGAGGATGCTGAGATTCCCGCCGACGTGCGCGGCAAGATCACCGAGACGATGGCCCAGTTGTACCGGATCGTGCCGCTCAAGTTCGACGAGGAATTGAATCGCTTGACCGTGGCGACTTGCGATCCTCAGAATCTGACGATTCAAGATGAATTGCGGACCTTTTTGGGCTACGACATCGCGATGGTGATCACGACCGAGCGTGAAATCCTGCAGTACATTACCAAGCACTTTGACTCGGATTCGGAGAGCGTCGAAAAGCTGGTCGCCGAATTGGCCGACGACGAAGAGCTGAAAAAGATGGTTTCGGCGCTGGAGACTGAAAAATTCAACATCACCGACGCGGCGGCGTTGGCCGATTCCGCGCCGGTGCGAAAGTTGTTGAACATGGTGTTGTTGTTGGCGATCAAGGATCACGCCAGCGACATTCACTTTGAGCCCTTTGAAGACGAGTTTCGTATTCGCATCAAATCCGAAGGGGTGTTGTACGAGATGGTGCCGCCGCCGCGTCACTTGGCGTTTGCGATCACGACGCGGATCAAGGTGATGGCGAGTTTGGACATCGCCGAGCGGCGAATGCCGCAGGACGGCCGGATCGAATTGATGGTCGGGGGACACCCGGTCGACCTTCGCGTTAGCGTGTTGCCAACGATCTTTGGCGAAAGCGTCGTGATGCGAGTGTTGGACCGTAGCGTGGTCAACTTGAGTCTTGAAAACGTCGGCATGGACGCGGTCACGATGGCGGCATTTCGCAAGGCGATCGATCGTCCCAACGGGATCATTTTGGTCACCGGGCCGACGGGATCCGGAAAGACGACGACGTTGTATTCGGCGCTTTCGGAGATGAACGACGTCAAAGACAAATTGATGACCACCGAGGATCCGATCGAATATGACATCGAAGGGATCATTCAAATTCCGATCGACAATGACGTCGGGGTGACGTTCGCCGGTTGTTTGCGCGCGATCTTGCGTCAGGACCCCGACACGATTCTCGTCGGCGAAGTGCGTGACTTGGAAACGGCCGAGATCGCGATCCAAGCGGCGCTGACGGGTCACTTGGTGTTTAGCACCCTGCACACCAACTCGGCCGCCGCCACGGTCACTCGGCTCAAGGACATGGGCATCCAAGCGTTCATGATCTGTGCGACCGTTGAAGCCATTTTGGCTCAGCGTTTGGTTCGCCGGATCTGCACCAAGTGCCGCGAAGAAACCAAGGTCAGTAGCAGTTTGTTGTTTGACCTCGGTTTGGATCGCAACGACATCAAGGGCAAGAAGTTCTTCAAGGGTGCCGGTTGCGACAACTGTAACAACACGGGTTACAAAGGCCGGATCGCGATGTTCGAGTTGATGATGATGAATGACACGATTCGCGAGTTGGTGATGAACAACGCTTCGACCGACGAGATTCGTGATGTCGCTCAGAAAGACGGAATGATCACGCTCAGAGAATTTGGGATGGCGTTGGTGACGGACGGGATTACCACGCTCGATGAAGTGGTCCGAGAAACCGTCGAAGAGTAG
- a CDS encoding type IV pilus twitching motility protein PilT yields the protein MATVLIDKLLQAAIKQGVSDIHIVVGQPPVFRLHGRMRKLDTKTLDAADAVGLMKSITPERCQRELQETGSADFGFAFGELARFRVSVFKQRGFISMVLRQIPNDKLTPEQLGIPESVVKMIHRPRGLFLVTGPTGSGKSTTLASLINLLNETVDHHIITIEDPIEFYHDHKESTINQREVGVDVPSFSEAIRRALRQDPDVILVGELRDLETIEAAISAAETGHVVFGTLHTNSAQGTVNRIIDAFPGNLQDQIRTQLASTLIGVVAQTLLPKIGGGRVAAYEILVVTPGIANLIRENKTFRINSSMQTGAKFGMQLMDDTLFNLWRDEKVTVEEALGKAHRPDDLAKRIVQFRHGEGDAPIPVPEDGGGH from the coding sequence ATGGCCACGGTGCTCATTGACAAGCTGCTTCAGGCGGCAATCAAGCAAGGCGTTAGCGACATTCATATCGTGGTCGGTCAACCGCCGGTGTTCCGGTTGCACGGCCGGATGCGCAAGCTCGATACCAAGACGCTTGATGCGGCCGACGCGGTGGGGTTGATGAAGAGCATTACGCCGGAACGTTGTCAACGAGAACTGCAAGAGACCGGAAGTGCTGACTTTGGGTTCGCGTTTGGCGAACTGGCTCGGTTCCGTGTCTCGGTATTCAAGCAACGCGGCTTCATCTCGATGGTGCTGCGTCAGATTCCCAACGACAAATTGACTCCGGAGCAACTCGGGATTCCCGAGTCTGTCGTCAAAATGATCCACCGGCCCCGGGGATTGTTTTTGGTGACCGGGCCGACGGGTTCGGGAAAAAGTACGACGTTGGCAAGTTTGATCAACCTGCTCAACGAGACGGTGGATCACCACATCATCACGATCGAAGACCCGATCGAGTTTTATCACGATCATAAAGAGAGCACGATCAATCAGCGTGAAGTGGGCGTGGACGTGCCCAGTTTTTCCGAAGCGATTCGGCGTGCGTTGCGGCAGGACCCCGACGTGATCCTGGTCGGTGAGCTTCGCGACTTGGAGACCATTGAAGCGGCGATCAGCGCGGCGGAAACGGGCCACGTGGTGTTTGGCACGCTGCATACCAACAGTGCTCAGGGGACCGTTAACCGCATCATCGACGCGTTCCCAGGAAACTTGCAGGACCAGATTCGAACGCAGTTGGCCAGTACGTTGATCGGCGTGGTCGCGCAGACGTTGTTGCCAAAGATTGGCGGCGGCCGAGTGGCGGCATACGAGATCTTGGTGGTCACGCCAGGGATCGCCAACTTGATTCGAGAAAACAAAACGTTCCGGATCAACAGTTCGATGCAGACCGGAGCCAAGTTCGGGATGCAGTTGATGGATGACACGTTGTTCAATTTATGGCGAGACGAGAAGGTCACGGTCGAAGAGGCGTTGGGCAAGGCCCATCGTCCGGATGACTTGGCCAAGCGGATTGTCCAATTCCGGCACGGTGAGGGGGACGCCCCGATTCCGGTTCCGGAAGATGGCGGAGGCCATTAG